The Nocardioides campestrisoli genome includes a window with the following:
- a CDS encoding maleate cis-trans isomerase family protein, whose amino-acid sequence MSGTDRLGWRRKFGVIAPSTNTIVQPEFDMMRVPGVTSHYGRILIRDGRIGDDEGMEALLEQIRASMADCVEGIMTMEPDYLVMGMSAETFWDGVEGNRQFVQQIKELSGGLGVATGAEACERALHLYGARKIAVVTPYTPLGDANVRRFFTELGFEVGRIEGLSCPDAVSIAQVSEQTLREALREVDDDDVDAIVQCGTNLCMAELADEAERWLGKPVIAINAATWWMALRENGIEDRLHGYGSLLRDF is encoded by the coding sequence ATGAGCGGGACCGACCGGTTGGGCTGGCGCCGCAAGTTCGGCGTCATCGCGCCCAGCACCAACACCATCGTGCAGCCCGAGTTCGACATGATGCGGGTGCCGGGCGTGACCTCCCACTACGGGCGGATCCTGATCCGGGACGGACGGATCGGCGACGACGAGGGGATGGAGGCCCTGCTCGAGCAGATCCGGGCCTCGATGGCCGACTGCGTCGAGGGCATCATGACCATGGAGCCCGACTACCTGGTGATGGGCATGAGCGCCGAGACCTTCTGGGACGGCGTGGAGGGCAACCGTCAGTTCGTGCAGCAGATCAAGGAGCTCTCGGGCGGCCTGGGAGTGGCCACCGGCGCGGAGGCGTGCGAGCGCGCGCTGCACCTCTACGGCGCCCGCAAGATCGCCGTGGTCACGCCGTACACCCCGCTCGGCGACGCGAACGTGCGCAGGTTCTTCACCGAGCTCGGCTTCGAGGTTGGCCGGATCGAGGGGCTGAGCTGCCCCGACGCGGTCTCGATCGCCCAGGTGAGCGAGCAGACCCTGCGCGAGGCGTTGCGCGAGGTCGACGACGACGACGTGGACGCGATCGTCCAGTGCGGCACCAACCTCTGCATGGCCGAGCTCGCCGACGAGGCGGAGCGCTGGCTCGGCAAGCCGGTGATCGCGATCAACGCCGCCACCTGGTGGATGGCGCTGCGCGAGAACGGCATCGAGGACCGCCTGCACGGCTACGGGTCGCTGCTGCGGGACTTCTGA
- a CDS encoding class E sortase — MSSTWRAAGATAVRGLAELMLTTGALLAAFAFYLLVWTNVQTHYAQADHLEEFRAEQRQHPQGRTLEPRTGDGLNVLHIPRLGVDWEWVVVEGVDLETLNDGPGHFPGTALPGKVGNYAVAGHRATHGEPFAALDQLVEGDEVHVEAADGWYTYQVTWSRIIAPTQVDVVAPVPGQPGRRPTARTMTLVTCHPRWGSTERLVVGAQLVERRSPAAGPPDGLEV, encoded by the coding sequence GTGTCGAGCACATGGAGAGCCGCAGGCGCCACGGCCGTGCGGGGCCTGGCCGAGCTGATGCTCACGACCGGGGCGCTCCTCGCGGCGTTCGCCTTCTACCTCCTGGTCTGGACCAACGTGCAGACCCACTACGCCCAGGCGGACCATCTCGAGGAGTTCCGGGCCGAGCAGCGCCAGCACCCCCAGGGGCGCACGCTCGAGCCCCGCACCGGGGACGGCCTCAACGTGCTGCACATCCCCCGGCTCGGCGTCGACTGGGAGTGGGTGGTGGTCGAGGGGGTCGACCTCGAGACCCTCAACGACGGGCCCGGGCACTTCCCGGGCACCGCGCTCCCGGGCAAGGTCGGCAACTACGCCGTCGCCGGCCACCGCGCCACCCACGGGGAGCCGTTCGCCGCCCTCGACCAGCTGGTCGAGGGCGACGAGGTCCACGTCGAGGCGGCGGACGGCTGGTACACCTACCAGGTGACCTGGTCCCGGATCATCGCCCCGACGCAGGTCGACGTGGTCGCACCGGTCCCGGGTCAGCCCGGCCGCAGGCCCACCGCCAGGACCATGACGCTGGTGACCTGCCACCCACGGTGGGGATCGACGGAACGGCTGGTGGTCGGCGCACAGCTGGTGGAGCGGAGATCACCCGCGGCTGGTCCCCCCGACGGGCTGGAGGTCTGA